One Ricinus communis isolate WT05 ecotype wild-type chromosome 1, ASM1957865v1, whole genome shotgun sequence DNA window includes the following coding sequences:
- the LOC8270646 gene encoding uncharacterized protein LOC8270646 codes for MNPHKTEQHDLFHNHHHHHHHDLVPPTASSHQIIPPQSYPSLQHDDVSSLPEIVLFRSSSPDSPSQSSSDNDDSLINPKSDLPNPPAYINPEPHISSQFYTFNADSHALMIRCILEHRLATPDEIRTATPRSVLKSWRSVWKDRNEDTAYITGWKRIQEKLTAHVDPTSGNEFLCFKNNSQQFVSHINQWQDIVMSFHGDADLKHLGLRETIERIKQVWTVGAKFYGIPESYIRVCVAACPVCSASEGSGSRNKRRRFEYTESFDVPAKEVPHRLQQLAAKHKVVLCIRQKYIRYKPFMAEVKDYACHRAGEPVAKKSRMLKREPYASKRCGCGFRIRAIVPITNYNEKDKTFVYQEEGMAVFKLYAVHSGHEPGPLDGNARIMHRVVGHKGSFIMDQEFDYGVREDLENEGFGFIGKDDGELQLSVLQQVQELRNEIGLLEGRLRKIPSELLGSVSQELFDIVNKVRNVGEDSSKTIGLLVHKPHSDDVLVGDNDLPRWSDHHHDRIYGNDKEADLIDDDDDSFGRTLGDVVPWDQMRTECRSDKDLMSEPCKPEKWLKCSDFDAKSILDCEDTKLTKPLRHDEAIVTDVGLIQVDSFYQENPKWYDSPCGLDSSADCGDSGFRHGEIV; via the coding sequence TGCATCCTCTCACCAGATTATCCCTCCTCAATCCTATCCCTCCCTCCAACACGACGACGTTTCTTCTCTCCCCGAAATTGTCCTTTTCCGCTCTTCCTCTCCCGACTCCCCCAGTCAATCCTCCTCCGACAACGATGACTCTCTCATTAACCCCAAATCCGATCTCCCTAACCCACCCGCTTACATTAACCCGGAGCCCCACATCTCTTCTCAGTTCTACACTTTCAACGCCGACTCTCACGCTCTCATGATTCGCTGCATTCTCGAGCACCGTCTCGCTACTCCCGACGAGATCCGCACCGCTACTCCTCGCTCCGTCCTCAAATCGTGGCGGTCCGTTTGGAAAGACCGCAACGAAGATACTGCTTACATCACGGGTTGGAAACGAATCCAAGAAAAATTAACCGCTCATGTCGACCCTACTTCTGGTAATGAATTTCTCTGCTTCAAGAATAATTCGCAACAATTTGTGTCTCATATTAATCAATGGCAAGATATTGTTATGAGTTTTCATGGTGATGCTGATTTAAAACATTTAGGGTTAAGAGAAACAATCGAGAGAATTAAACAAGTGTGGACTGTAGGTGCTAAGTTTTATGGGATTCCTGAGAGTTATATTAGGGTTTGTGTTGCTGCCTGTCCTGTTTGTTCTGCTTCTGAAGGTTCTGGTTCTAGAAATAAACGCCGTCGTTTTGAGTATACCGAGTCTTTTGATGTTCCTGCTAAAGAAGTGCCTCATAGGCTACAGCAATTAGCTGCCAAACATAAGGTCGTGCTTTGTATTAGACAAAAGTATATTAGGTATAAGCCCTTCATGGCCGAGGTTAAGGATTATGCTTGTCATAGAGCTGGTGAGCCTGTCGCTAAGAAATCCAGGATGTTGAAAAGAGAGCCTTATGCTTCAAAGAGATGTGGTTGCGGGTTTAGGATTAGAGCTATAGTGCCAATTACTAATTATAATGAGAAAGATAAGACTTTTGTGTATCAGGAAGAGGGGATGGCAGTTTTTAAACTGTATGCTGTACATTCTGGTCACGAGCCTGGTCCTTTAGATGGGAATGCAAGGATTATGCATCGGGTTGTTGGGCATAAAGGTAGTTTTATTATGGATCAAGAATTTGACTATGGGGTGCGTGAAGATTTGGAGAATGAAGGGTTTGGTTTTATAGGGAAGGATGATGGAGAATTGCAACTGTCTGTATTGCAGCAGGTGCAGGAGTTGAGAAATGAAATTGGGTTATTAGAAGGGAGGTTAAGGAAAATCCCGAGTGAATTATTGGGTTCTGTGTCGCAGGAGTTGTTTGATATTGTTAATAAAGTTAGGAATGTAGGAGAAGACAGTTCAAAGACAATTGGGCTTCTTGTGCACAAACCTCATTCGGATGATGTGCTGGTGGGGGATAATGATCTGCCACGCTGGAGTGATCATCATCATGACAGAATATATGGGAACGACAAGGAAGCTGATTtgattgatgatgatgatgatagttTTGGACGGACGCTTGGGGATGTTGTTCCTTGGGACCAGATGAGAACAGAGTGTAGAAGCGATAAAGATTTGATGAGTGAGCCTTGTAAGCCTGAAAAGTGGTTGAAGTGCAGTGATTTTGATGCGAAGAGCATTCTTGACTGTGAGGATACTAAACTAACCAAGCCCTTGAGACACGACGAGGCTATAGTGACAGATGTAGGTCTTATACAGGTTGATAGTTTCTATCAAGAGAATCCGAAATGGTATGATTCTCCTTGTGGGTTAGACTCCAGTGCAGATTGTGGGGACAGTGGATTTAGACATGGGGAGATTGTATAG